A stretch of Phragmites australis chromosome 12, lpPhrAust1.1, whole genome shotgun sequence DNA encodes these proteins:
- the LOC133886825 gene encoding disease resistance protein RGA5-like isoform X1, whose amino-acid sequence MDDPITCSLGTMGPLLAQLHSLTDTERSLPEGISKDELQGLIQDLKEIYTSIMDLAKEEDPLSTDKFWMKEVREICYDAEDYLATVMHAGASNQIAQNISEFRARLEDANKRRKKRKLDDLRARLKQDARERRERYQPALDGFKTIVESVLQAPNARPDEPMNELVRLLAFDRDQQLKVMPIFGFPGVGKTTLARRLYHQYGGRFQCRAFLRVSRNPDPRRLLTSMLSQIKGSRPHGSRDVQDLTDSINKHLQGKTYFIIVDDLWDASVWDIISHAFPAGNCCSRIITTTQIEVVALACCSYCSENIYKMRPPSNDLSRQLFFGNFQVMKEVVKLIYNDLPPHLKTCLLYLSIYPEGYKIRKDDLVKQWVAEGFLGAVDGKDIEEVAGGYFGELVTRGMIQPADTNDNDEVVSCTVHHMVLDFITYKSMEENFVTIVDYFAAVTGLPDKVRRLSMKFGSAKSAQIQGSFRMSQVRSLIFFGFLKCVPSIVGYKLLRVLILHIWTDQDTTSFDLGEICELFQLRYLKIECNMTVKLPTNILGLKYLETLEINARVTAVPSDIVDLQCLLHLRLPSEADLPNRIGCMTSLRSLGYFNLSTSSGENVLDLGKLTKLRDLYITCCTDPANRLVTNMELLASILGECSSLKSLVLDGGASSSMCISCDDGLGSMSTPPASLERLTLSRICMFSSLPRWIGKLDKLCILKIAIGEMSRDGINVLKELNALAALSLYVQTAPSERIVFHKEGFKSLKHFKFICSALCLAFEKGAVPNVRRFKLGFNAQTIEQYSPADAGFENLTGLEVFTAKIGCAGATESGRKVVQSALEDAFRNCESHPVINALWVDWIFYGDKEMSTVAQTDSSLNNARLKKLDEIVEIEWEKVFRVKDEILKKLDELFVEIQIRGEYEKTRTQEEKYKTREKQDEILEGDSDEQHGTKQKGSGKDTSKKPDSRTSTASEPSSYVQSQGDKEMSTVTQTEQPQTLGKADVITKGSSDEQHRTGEKSSTEDTDIQADSSLYNALIKKLDKLDSRARDKDEIVYIEWDKEALTRMIEELDSRAGELMEKWILQLQDLVYDIEDFIDVYNVAKSWAHADFDMIQHLKGRTEILRREWQQWPSGGIAAASGTSAGSTLPVYAPEHELVGIDEPKRELMQFLELEAYDEQSEKLRVISIVGCRGVGKTALARAVYEDPSVQREFEFFAWVVASECRDGKDLLDKIEQQVSQKLSVLCERFLVVIDELQRASVWYDIQRYFRRNRRGSRIIITTSIESVAAACTSGSGSYIYRMRGLGRSESEQLFLRKVGRSEPEQVFWSKVGRGNILYKKHTSLEEIFMKCGGLPLALISVANYLREKGQNLHQLELGPGAFEGVNRVLMQIYDSLPDSGHRKCLLSLSTIPKGYPIQRKSLIRRWIAEGLAVGDGTLSAEQVAGNRFDEFIDRNIIEPVLVGNNSKVKRCRVSPVILEFIVDKAVSKDMVALIRMNEPLANKKGAHPVRQLSIQRATKGTGRVAAEIGLNHHVRSLTVRDRWSFYLPFDIRSCRLLRVLDMEGCRWIRDSTLSDICRLLVLLKYLSLRGTYVRRIADGIRNLYDLETLDIRETQVEVPMEVMMLPRLAHLFGKFQLPPELENAERRDKLQRFFSEESRLQTLSGFVIGKNSGFELILLHMRLLRKVKIWRTDDISIRTRRLLASSLEKRITGNSALESLSIDFGTENMNFLDDIQLEAPCMLSSIKLRGRLRRGRLMRLPSFIASHRSNLSELQLSYTGLSLEDLSVLQHLRRLLYLKLVEGSDFGNSMGDKLIVESGGFPSLRRLCFQAFELPRVHIVKGGMRSLTSLHLFYYMESQTWKPSDFNWEIENLENLQEVVLRYTVSDEELDAWKSRARSHINRPKVTQQPIEYLW is encoded by the exons ATGGATGATCCGATTACTTGTTCGCTCGGCACCATGGGCCCCCTCCTTGCGCAACTCCATTCATTGACGGATACCGAGCGGAGTCTGCCAGAGGGGATTAGTAAGGATGAGCTCCAGGGTCTCATACAAGATCTCAAAGAAATTTACACCTCCATCATGGATCTTGCAAAGGAGGAGGACCCTCTCTCCACGGACAAGTTCTGGATGAAGGAGGTGCGGGAGATTTGTTATGACGCGGAGGACTACTTGGCAACGGTGATGCACGCCGGCGCCAGTAACCAGATTGCACAAAATATCTCAGAGTTCAGGGCTCGTTTGGAAGATGCAAACAAAAGGCGCAAAAAACGCAAGCTTGATGATCTGAGGGCTCGTTTGAAGCAGGATGCGAGAGAAAGACGCGAAAGATACCAGCCCGCTCTGGATGGTTTCAAAACCATCGTCGAGTCTGTGCTACAAGCTCCTAATGCACGCCCTGACGAGCCCATGAATGAGCTCGTCAGGTTGCTAGCTTTTGACAGGGACCAACAGCTCAAGGTGATGCCTATCTTTGGATTTCCAGGTGTTGGGAAGACAACACTTGCAAGAagattatatcatcaatatGGGGGGAGGTTCCAGTGCCGAGCTTTTCTTCGGGTATCTCGAAATCCAGATCCCAGGAGGCTTCTCACCAGCATGCTCTCACAAATTAAGGGGTCACGGCCCCACGGCTCCCGTGATGTGCAGGATCTCACCGACAGCATCAACAAACATCTGCAGGGCAAAAC TTATTTCATTATAGTTGATGATTTGTGGGATGCATCAGTGTGGGATATCATCAGTCATGCTTTTCCGGCGGGTAATTGTTGCAGCAGAATAATAACAACCACACAAATTGAGGTTGTTGCTTTGGCTTGCTGTAGTTATTGCTCAGAGAATATATATAAGATGAGACCTCCCAGTAATGATCTATCACGACAACTATTCTTTGGTAATTTTCAAGTGATGAAAGAAGTGGTAAAACTTATCTACAATGATCTTCCACCTCATTTGAAGACATGCTTGCTATATCTTAGCATATACCCTGAGGGCTACAAGATCCGGAAGGATGATTTGGTGAAGCAATGGGTAGCTGAAGGCTTTCTCGGTGCAGTGGATGGGAAAGACATCGAGGAAGTTGCGGGGGgttactttggtgagcttgtgaCAAGAGGAATGATCCAGCCTGCGGATACCAATGATAATGATGAGGTGGTGTCATGTACAGTTCATCACATGGTACTTGATTTTATTACATACAAATCCATGGAGGAGAACTTCGTCACTATTGTAGATTATTTTGCAGCAGTTACAGGACTTCCTGATAAGGTTCGTCGACTTTCCATGAAGTTTGGAAGTGCAAAAAGTGCACAGATACAAGGAAGCTTCAGAATGTCCCAAGTTCGATCccttatattttttggattctTGAAATGTGTACCTTCCATTGTGGGGTATAAGCTTCTTCGAGTTCTAATTCTTCATATTTGGACTGATCAGGACACAACGAGTTTTGACCTTGGTGAAATCTGTGAACTATTTCAACTAAGATATCTGAAGATTGAATGCAATATGACCGTCAAACTTCCGACCAACATTCTAGGGTTGAAATACTTAGAGACTCTTGAAATAAATGCAAGAGTAACTGCTGTTCCATCAGACATTGTTGATTTACAGTGTTTGTTGCACCTCCGCCTTCCGAGCGAGGCTGATCTGCCCAATCGGATTGGGTGCATGACATCACTTCGCAGTCTGGGCTACTTTAACCTCAGCACTAGCTCAGGAGAGAATGTGCTGGACCTCGGCAAGCTGACCAAATTGCGTGATCTTTATATAACCTGCTGTACAGATCCTGCTAACCGTCTGGTTACCAACATGGAACTTCTTGCCTCAATTCTGGGGGAATGCAGCAGCCTCAAATCTTTGGTTCTGGATGGTGGAGCTTCCTCAAGCATGTgcatttcttgtgatgatggcTTGGGCAGCATGTCCACTCCTCCAGCCAGTCTTGAGAGGCTTACGTTGTCGCGGATTTGTATGTTTTCCAGCCTCCCCAGGTGGATTGGAAAGCTCGACAAGCTTTGCATTTTGAAGATTGCAATAGGAGAGATGTCAAGGGATGGTATTAATGTTCTCAAAGAACTCAATGCCCTCGCTGCTCTCTCGCTGTATGTCCAGACTGCCCCTTCAGAAAGGATCGTCTTTCACAAGGAGGGATTCAAATCTCTCAAGCACTTCAAGTTCATCTGTTCTGCACTTTGCCTAGCCTTTGAGAAAGGAGCAGTGCCCAATGTCCGAAGGTTCAAGCTCGGATTCAATGCTCAAACAATAGAACAATACAGCCCGGCAGATGCCGGCTTCGAAAACTTGACAGGCCTTGAAGTGTTCACTGCAAAAATTGGGTGTGCTGGTGCTACTGAATCCGGCAGAAAGGTTGTACAGTCTGCACTGGAGGACGCGTTTCGCAATTGTGAAAGCCATCCCGTCATCAATGCACTATGGGTGGATTGGATTTTTTATGGCGACAAAGAAATGAGTACGGTGGCTCAAACGGATAGTAG TCTGAACAATGCCCGTCTAAAGAAGCTGGATGAGATTGTAGAAATCGAGTGGGAGAAAGTGTTTCGTGTAAAGGATGAGATTCTAAAGAAGCTGGACGAGTTATTTGTAGAGATACAAATAAGAG GGGAATATGAGAAAACGAGGACACAGGAGGAAAAATACAAGACTAGAGAAAAACAGGATGAGATCTTGGAGGGAGATTCAGATGAACAGCATGGAACTAAACAAAAGGGCTCAGGAAAAGATACAAGCAAAAAACCTGATAGCAG GACTTCTACAGCATCTGAACCCTCTTCGTATGTGCAAAGTCAAG GCGACAAAGAAATGAGTACGGTGACTCAAACGGAACAACCCCAGACTTTAGGAAAAGCAGATGTGATTACAAAGGGAAGCTCAGATGAACAACATAGAACTGGAGAAAAGAGTTCAACGGAAGACACAGACATACAAGCTGATAGcag TCTGTACAATGCCCTTATAAAGAAGCTGGACAAGTTGGATAGTAGAGCAAGGGACAAGGATGAGATTGTATACATCGAGTGGGACAAGGAAGCGCTGACTAGGATGATAGAGGAGTTGGATAGTAGAGCAGGGGAGCTGATGGAGAAATGGATCCTGCAACTGCAGGACCTAGTCTATGATATTGAGGACTTCATAGATGTCTACAACGTAGCCAAATCATGGGCACATGCTGACTTTGATATGATCCAGCATTTGAAGGGTAGGACAGAGATCCTACGACGAGAATGGCAACAATGGCCGAGCGGAGGCATTGCTGCTGCGTCCGGGACGTCAGCTGGATCCACTCTCCCTGTGTATGCACCTGAACACGAGCTCGTTGGCATCGACGAGCCCAAAAGAGAGCTTATGCAATTTCTGGAGCTGGAAGCATATGATGAGCAATCAGAGAAGCTGAGGGTGATCTCCATCGTGGGATGCCGTGGGGTAGGCAAGACTGCCCTCGCAAGAGCAGTGTATGAGGACCCTAGTGTCCAGCGTGAATTCGAGTTCTTTGCTTGGGTTGTGGCGTCTGAGTGCAGAGATGGGAAGGATCTTCTGGACAAAATTGAACAACAAGTCAGTCAAAAATTAAGCGTGCTATGCGaaag GTTCCTGGTCGTCATCGATGAGCTGCAGCGAGCAAGTGTGTGGTACGATATACAACGGTACTTCAGGAGAAATCGTCGGGGAAGTCGAATAATCATCACCACAAGCATTGAATCAGTCGCCGCGGCCTGCACCTCTGGCAGTGGCAGTTACATTTACAGAATGCGAGGTCTTGGCCGTTCCGAGTCTGAACAATTATTCTTGAGAAAGGTTGGCCGATCCGAGCCTGAACAAGTATTCTGGAGTAAGGTTGGCAGGGGAAACATACTTTACAAGAAACATACTAGTTTAGAAGAAATATTCATGAAATGTGGTGGGCTACCACTGGCACTGATTAGCGTTGCTAATTATTTGCGTGAGAAAGGACAAAATCTGCATCAGCTTGAACTGGGACCGGGCGCCTTTGAGGGAGTGAACAGAGTGCTTATGCAAATCTACGACAGCCTGCCGGACAGTGGTCACAGGAAGTGCTTGCTGTCTCTATCCACAATTCCCAAAGGTTATCCGATCCAGAGGAAGAGCCTCATTAGAAGATGGATAGCTGAAGGACTGGCTGTTGGAGATGGCACGCTCAGTGCGGAACAAGTTGCTGGTAATCGCTTTGATGAGTTCATTGACCGGAACATCATTGAGCCTGTGCTGGTTGGCAACAATTCCAAGGTTAAGAGGTGTCGAGTTTCTCCTGTAATCCTGGAGTTCATTGTCGACAAAGCGGTCTCAAAAGACATGGTCGCTCTGATTCGCATGAATGAGCCTCTCGCAAACAAAAAAGGTGCCCATCCTGTCCGTCAATTATCTATTCAAAGGGCAACTAAAGGGACTGGCAGAGTTGCGGCGGAAATTGGATTGAATCATCATGTCAGGTCGTTGACGGTCCGCGATCGTTGGTCCTTTTATTTACCCTTTGATATCCGGAGCTGCAGGTTGCTACGAGTCTTGGACATGGAAGGTTGCCGGTGGATTAGAGACAGTACTCTCAGTGACATATGCAGGTTACTGGTGCTTCTCAAATATCTGAGCCTCAGGGGTACTTATGTTCGCAGGATCGCCGATGGAATAAGAAATTTATATGACTTAGAGACGCTGGACATTCGGGAGACGCAGGTGGAAGTGCCGATGGAAGTCATGATGCTCCCACGGTTGGCTCATCTGTTTGGCAAGTTTCAGCTTCCTCCAGAACTCGAAAATGCGGAGAGAAGGGATAAGCTGCAGAGATTCTTCTCAGAGGAAAGTAGACTGCAGACCCTGTCAGGATTTGTCATTGGTAAGAATAGTGGTTTTGAGCTCATCCTGCTTCACATGAGGTTACTAAGGAAGGTTAAGATATGGCGCACTGATGATATCAGCATCCGTACACGTCGTCTTCTTGCGTCCTCCCTCGAGAAGCGTATTACGGGAAACAGTGCCCTTGAGTCTCTGTCTATCGATTTCGGGACAGAAAACATGAACTTCCTCGACGACATACAACTCGAAGCTCCCTGCATGCTCAGCTCCATCAAACTGCGAGGGAGGCTAAGGAGAGGGAGGCTAATGAGACTGCCTAGTTTTATTGCATCACATCGTAGCAATCTCTCCGAGTTGCAGCTCTCCTATACTGGTCTGAGCCTCGAAGATTTATCCGTTCTGCAACACTTGCGTCGGCTGCTTTATCTGAAGCTGGTTGAGGGTAGCGATTTTGGCAACTCTATGGGCGACAAATTAATTGTGGAAAGCGGTGGATTCCCAAGCCTTCGGCGGCTTTGCTTTCAGGCCTTCGAGCTCCCCCGAGTGCATATTGTTAAAGGAGGCATGAGGTCTCTCACCTCTCTTCACCTGTTCTACTACATGGAGTCTCAAACCTGGAAACCCTCGGACTTCAATTGGGAAATAGAAAATCTCGAAAATCTCCAGGAGGTGGTGTTGCGTTATACTGTTAGTGACGAAGAATTGGATGCCTGGAAGAGTAGAGCAAGGTCGCACATAAACAGGCCGAAGGTAACCCAGCAACCGATTGAATACCTTTGGTAA